The genomic interval TGGACAGCATGGCCTTCGGCGAGAGCGGAAAAGCATGCAGACTGCCGTCGCGCACCACGTAGCGCTTGTTGGCCGCCGTGTCGGGCTCCACCACGTCCTGCTGCAGGTCGAGGGCCGTGAGCAATTGCTCCACCACCGGCGAACTGACGAAGGAATTGGGGCCGTGCTCCGCCACAAAGCCGTCGGCATGTGTGGTGCGCATGACGCCACCAGCCTGTGGCGCCGCGTCGAGCACCACGACCGATACCCCCTGTTGCCGCAGCGCATGCGCGGCCGTCAGGCCCGTAATGCCAGCCCCCACCACGACAGCCGCGCAGCGACCCTCCGGATGCAGCCGCTGGGCTGATCCGTCGTGGTCCTGCTGCTCCGGGCGGCCGGTGAGGGTTCCCATGGTCAGTGAGCGCTCAGCCAGTCGCGTGGCGCGAGCATGGCCACGAGGCGTGCTTCGAATGAACCGGGCGCGTAGCGCGGCGCATACTGCCACATGGCCAGTGGGGGCAGGCTCATGAGCACACTCTCCACGCGCGCGTTGGTCTGCAGACCAAATGTGGTGCCACGATCGTGCACCAGATTGAACTCCACGTAGCGGCCGCGACGTACGAGCTGGAACTCCCGCTCACGCTCGCCAAAGGCTTCGTCGCGACGACGCTCCACGATGGGTTCGTAGGCAAAGCGCAGAACACGCGCGACGTCAGAGACAAACGCCTGCAGCGCCTCGGCATCACGCCCATGCGTCGGGTCGTCAGGCCGCAGATGATCGAAGAAGATGCCACCACATCCGCGCGCTTCATTGTCGCGATGTGTGTTGACGAAGTAGCGATCACACCAGGCCTTGAACTCCCCGTAGAACGCGGGGTGATGTCGATCGCACATGGTCGCGAGCGCCTGGTGAAAGGTGCGCGGGTCCTCTTCGTGCGGATAGAACGGCGTGAGATCCGTGCCGCCGCCAAACCAGCGATCGGTCACGCGGCCCTGTTCATCAGTGAGCTCGAAGTAGCGCACGTTGAGGTGCACCGTGGGCACCATGGGGCTGCGCGGATGCACCACCAGGCTCACGCCGGTGGCAAAGAACATCGTGCTGCCCTGCGTGGCGCCGGTGCCGCCCAGGCGCTTGGCGGCGGCGTCGGGCAGCGTGCCCATGACCGCCGAGCGGTTGATGCCGGCCTTTTCGAATGTCACGCCGTCGGTCATCACACGCGCCACACCACCACCGCCGCCGGGACGTTCCCAGCGGTCTTCGGTGAATGTGCCGCCGCGATCGAGGCGACCGAAGAACGACGTGAGTTCGTCGTGCAGGCCCGCCATCCAGCGCGTGATGTCCGCGCGGTGACTCGAGGTGACGGGCCGAGCACTGCTGCGTGCGGTGGGCTCGCTGCCTGATGATGACAGGACCGACGACGACTCGCCGGCGGGCAGGGTGAGGGTCATGCGATCTCCGCCAGTTGCGGGGCGCGGCCGCTCGCACGCCTGGCGGTGTCAATGCGCTCCTCGGTCCACTCCCAGGACTTCACGGCATCGATGAACGCCCGGGCATGATCCGGATTCATGTCCGGCAGAATGCCGTGCCCCAGATTGGCCACGTGGCCCACCGGGCCGAAGGCCTGAATCATCTGGTGCGTGCGCCGCTGGATTTCGCCTACCGGGGCATACAGCGTGCAGGGGTCGAGATTGCCCTGCAGGGCCACGGAGAACGGATCGGTCAGGCGACGCGCTTCGTGCGGGGTCGTGTGCCAGTCCACGCCAATCGCGTCGGCATGTGTGGCCGCGGCAATCTCGCTCATGGCCCAACCTGCCCCCGGTGCAAACACGATGACCGGCACACCAGCCTCGCGCGCGCGCTGTGCGGCCTTGGCGAGATAGGGCAGGGCAAAGGTGCGGAATTCCTGCGGACCCAGGGCGCCAGCCCAGGACTCGAAGAGCTGCACCACCTGTGCACCGGCTTCCACCTGCGCCACGAGAAAGTCGCCCACCGCAGTGGCCAGCTTGTCGAGCAGGGCGTGTGCCACGTCGGGCGCTTCAAACAGCATCTTCTTGGCGACCGCGAACTGCTTGGTGCCCTTGCCCTCCACCATGTACGCGGCCAGCGTCCACGGTGAGCCCGCAAAGCCGATGAGCGGCACCCGATCATTGAGCGCGCGACGCGTCATGCGCAGCGCCGCCAGCATGTAGCCCAGTTGATCCTGCGGATCGACCGGATGCAGTCTGGCCACATCGGTCGCCGTACGCAGCGGCGAGGGAAACTGTGGCCCCACGCCTTCGTCCAGCGTGAGATGCATGCCCATGGCCTCGGGCACCACGAGAATGTCGCTGAAGATGATGGCCGCATCCACGCCGACGAGGTCGATGGGTTGCAGCGTGACTTCCGTGGCCAGTTCCGGCGTGCGGCACATGGTGAGGAAATCGGAGCCGGCACGCACCGCGCGATACTGCGACAGGTAACGACCGGCCTGACGCATCATCCAGACGGGGGGACGGGACACCGTTTCGCGGCGCAGGGCGCGCAACAACAAGTCGTTCATGGCAACGGGGACAGGGACGGCTGGAGCGAGGCGAGGTCCGCATCGGTGCCAATGCGCGACGTGGCCTCGCGCTGCGGCGCGGACACCTCGCGCGCATCGGAGGCGACAGGGACATCGGCCAGTGCGCCGTTCGGCGCAAACATCTCCAGCAACATCATGGCATGCTGATCGAGGGGTTCGCCACGTTGGACAGCGCGTCGAAGTGCGGCCATGGGACCGGCCAGCAGCTTCGCCACAATGCGCGCGGCTGCGCGCTCGGCCACATGGGCGTCCTTTGCATGATACGCCACTTCACGCCGGGCGACATCCTCCAGCGCAGCGCGCAGGGGCCGGATGGCGGCCCGGGCCGGCATGGTGGCCAGCCAGTCGAGGAAGGCCTCGACTTCCTGCGTGCAGATCGATACCGCCTGGGGGACGGCCTCACGTCGCATGTGTTCCGCGGCCAGGACCGGCTGCGACAGCGAATCGAGATCCACCAACGTCACACCCGGCATGGCCACGGCCTGCGGGTCCACGTTGCGGGGCAGGCTCAGGTCAAGCAGCAGAAGCGCGTAGCCCGTGTTGGCGCAGGCTTCGCGTGCGAGCGCCAGCCGCGGCGCTTCGAGTACCGGCACTTCACTACCCGTGGCGACCACGACCACATCGGCCATGGCGGCCTCGACGTGGCGGGTATCCCACTCTGCGGCGCGACCGCCCACCATGGCCGCCAGTGTGACTGCGTTCTCGAACGTGCGATTGACGATCACGAGATCGCGTGCGCCAAGTTTGTGCAGCTGCTTGGCGGCGCGGGCGCCGGTCTTGCCTGCGCCCACCACGACACAGCGGGCCATGGCGAGATCGCCAAAACGCTGCGCGGCCGTGAGCGCCGCCTCGGCACCGACCGAGTTGCGGCCAGCCGTGAGCGCGGTTTCCGTCTGCACCCGCTTGCCGGCCCGCAGTGCGGTTTCAAACAGGCGATGCAGCACCGGCCCCGTCGCGGTATGTCCCGTGGCCTTGGGCCCGGGGGCCGAGACGCCGGTGGCGGCGCGCTTGTACGCGGTCTTGAGCTGACCGAGAATCTGCCCATCCCCCAGCACCTGCGACTCGAGGCCGGCGGCAATGCGAATGATGTGCTCCGCCGCCTCGCGACCCTCCCGCAGACACGCCACCTTGAGCAGCGCCTCGCCTTCGGCGCGCGTGCGCATCCAGCGGCGCGCCAGCACCTGCACGGAGCGCGCGATGACCTCGGGCGCGTCACTCGCCACCCAGGCATAGAGCTCGGTGCGATTGCAGGTGGAGATGAGCGCCGCCTCGGTGATGACGTCGGTGCGTACCGTCTGGTACAGCTGCGCGAGGCGCTCCTCCGACAGGTGGAAGCGCTCGCGCGTGGCGACATCGGCATGGCGGAAATCGATCGCGATCGAGATCAGCATGGCGGGCGGATGACGGGATGTCGGATCACGCGGGCGCGAGACCCACGAGGTGCGCCAGGTTCTTCACGAAGATGCGCATGTGCGACATGGGTTTGGCGCGCACGAGTTGCTTGCGCATGTACCCGTCGAACGTGAGTTGCTGCACGTCCCGGTCGCGGCAGATGGCCACAAAACGCTCGCGACGATCATCGGTGGTGTACCAGAAGCGTTGCATGACGTCGAGCACAAAGAACACCGGGCCATGCAGTCGCATGAAGCGCTTGCGTGCCTGCTTGAGGGCCCGCGCATCACCGGTTTGCAGCGCTTCTTCGACGGCGTCGGCCGCCACGCGTCCACCAGTCATGGCGTAAAAGATGCCTTCACCACTGGCCGGGGCCACGACACCGGCCGCGTCACCGGCCACTACGACATCCTTGCCATTGTCCCAGCGTGGCAGGGGCGCGAGGGGAATGGGTGCGCCTTCCCGACGGATGGTTTCGAGCGTATCCATGCCGGTGTCGGCACGCAGTTTGGCGACCGCTTCGCGCAGGCCGAAGCCCTTCTGCAGCGTGCCGGTGCCAATGCTGGTGGTGGGGCCGTGCGGGAACACCCAGGCGTAGAAGTCGGGCGAAAGTGGGGCGTTGTAGTACACATCCACACGATCATGCCCAAACACTTCGCTGTCCTGCGTGGGCGACTTCACCACTTCGTGGTAGGCAAACACATGCCGGGCGCGATGTGAGCCGGGAATGCACTGCCGCGCCACCGGCGAGAGGGCACCATCGGCGCCGATGACGAAGCGCGCGCGCAGCGAGCGCGGGGCGCCCTGCCGAGAGCGGCCATCAGTGAAGCGCACGATGGCCGTACCATCGGCGTCGCGATCGAGCTGCGTGAAGGTGCCGGTGATGCGCTGCGCGCCGGCCAACTGTGCACGCACGCGCAGCCACTCGTCGAAGACATCGCGGTCGACCATGCCCACGAAGCCCTGTCCCACCGGGATGTCCACTTTCCGTGCACGCGGAGAGATCACGCGGGCCGTATTGACCCGCGCCACGAGCAGCGACTGCGGAATGTTGAAATCCCGGAGCAGCTGCGGAGGCACCGCGCCGCCGCAGGGTTTGGTGCGTCCGGCACGATCGAGCAGCACCACGGAGCGGCCGGCACAGGCCAACTCGTGCGCCGCCGTGGCGCCCGCTGGCCCGCCACCGACCACGAGCACGTCAACGAGCGCGCCATCTTCGAGGTCGGATGTGAACACGGGAGACATCGGGGAGTCGGAACTCATCATGACAACACCGCCTGCAGCATATCGCCGCGTTCGCGAAGGACAGAGGTGGCGCGTTCGCTGGACGCACTGCGCAAGGCCAGCCACGCCGACACGGAGAACAACACCGCCTGCACCGCGAACACGACGACATAGCCGCGTACCGGTGAACCCAGGATAACACGGGCCGCGTCCACCCCAGCGGCGCCGGAGAGTGTGCCAAGTGCGTAGGCCATGGCCTGTGCCGCACCAAACACCCCAAGTCTGAGACCGGCGCGGCCGTCACGCCGATCGCCCGTGAGCGCCATCATGGAGCCGATCGCGCCGATGGCGAAGACGCCGTTGGCGAGGCCAAGCACGACCACGATGCCAGTGAAGACCGTCACACTGCCGAATGTCGGAGAAAGCACCAGCGCGAGATAGGCGAGTGCCGAACCAAAGCAACCTGCAGCGGCCCACTGGCGCAGTTGCCCGGTGAAGCGCGCGGCGATGGCGGTGAGGATCATGCCCACCAGCACGCCACCATGATGCGCGCCCGAGAGCGAGGTGCTTTCGCCCGGTGTCATGGCGAAGGCCAGACCGGCAAACGGCTCGAGGATGAGATCCTGCGCGCTGTAGGCAAACATGGCGAGAAACACGAAGCCGGCGAACAGACGTGCCGCCGGTTCATTCCATACGGTCTCAAAGCTCTGACGGAACGACGGACGGGCCTCGTCTTGCACGGGCGTCGAGGCAACTGTCGCGGCAGAACGCATGGTCACGCCTTCCATGCCGCGTGTGGCAATCCAGGCGATGAGCAGGCCCACGCCACCAATGCCACCGGCCACGCCCACGAGCCGCGTCATGGAGAACGGATCGAGCAAACTGCCTGATACGATCGCGGTGATGATGATGCCCACGATCATGAGGATCCAGGTGATCGCGGCCGCCGCAGCGCGCTGCGTGGGATGGGCGCGCTCACTCATCAGGGCAAGCAGCGGGGTACCGGCCGCACTCACGCCGGCGCCAAGCAGAATCGACGCCACGCAGGCCAGCACCACACCGAGCACCAGCTGCTGCTGCATGAGTCCCACACTCGCCGTGACGCCCACGCCACTGACGGCAGCCAGACCCATGCCACCCAGAATCCACGGCGTGCGCCGTGCCTGTACATCGGAGGCATGACCGAGCCGCGGGCGCAGATAGAGCTGTACGGCGAAGTGCACGGCCACCAGCAAGCCGGGAATGAGCGCCGGCAGGGCAAGCTCCACTACGATCACGCGGTTGACCGTGGTCGTGAGCAACACGACCACGGCGCCGATGGCGGCCTGCACCAGACCAAGGCGCGCCATCTGGGTCCATTTGAGCGGAGGCAAAGCCGACGGCAGGGTGCTGGTGTTCACAGGGCGCGAAGGGCAAAGGCCGACACCATCATGCCGCTCACGTAGAACGGCACACCAAACGCACTCAGGTAGAGCGCACGCGACTCGGGCGCCCGCACGAACCACAGCATGAGACCGGCCTGCACGGCAGCCAGCACGCCAATGGCCAACGCATGCATGGGGCGGCCCCAGGAGGTCAGCAGCACAATCACCACCGCCTGCGCAGCCAGCATGATGAGTGAGGCCAACCACGCCGCGCCTTTCGCGCCGTGCAGCACGGGCAGGGAGCGTACACCCATGCGCTCGTCACCGGCCATGGCCTTGAAGTCGTTGAGCGTCATGATGCCATGCGCACCGAGGCTGTAAAGCGCGGCGACCAGCAGAACGTTGGTGCCAGGCAACGTGCTACCGAGCATGATGCCGGCGCCCGTCACCCAGGCCAGGCCTTCATAGGTGAAGCCCACGGCGGCGTTGCCGAGCCAGCCATTGCGCTTGAAGCGGAAGGGCGGGGCGCTGTAAGCCCAGGAGAAGGCCAGGGCGAGCGCCACGGCCGTCAGGCCAAACGTGCCAAGGGGGAGCGCCCAGATCACACAGAGCAGGCTCCAGCCAATCGCGATGACGAGGCCCCACTGCCCGGGAATGCGTCCGGAGGGGATGGGGCGCTGCGGTTCGTTGATGGCGTCCACGTGGCGGTCGAACCAGTCGTTGACTGCCTGGCTGGAGGCGCAGACCATGGGACCGGTCAGTCCGATGCCCAACGCCAGCGTCCACCAGCGTTCATTCGTGAAGGGGACCCCGGCTGAGATCGCCCCACAGGTAAACGCCCACATCGGAGGGAACCACGTCACCGGCTTGAGCAGCGTGAGAACCGCAGAGAGGTCCAGACGCGCGGGAGCCGAGTGTTCTGAGAGGCTGACGCCCATGACTGTCTAGTTTAGTTGACACCGCGGGAAAGCGATAGACCCGCTGACGTTCGGCCGCGGGATATTGGGTCTAGCTGTCGGTGTCTCGGTCCTGAGCGGAGTCGGCGAGTTTGTGTCGTCGGAGCTTGACGTAGAGGCTCTGACGGCTGACGCCGAGGACTTCGGCGGCGGAGGTGCGGTTGTCGTTGGTGAGTTCGAGCGCCGCTTCGATGAAGTGCCGTTCCACGAGATCGACGGTGTCGCGCACCAGGTCGGGCAGGGACACGCGGCCGACGAGCGTCGTAAGTTCTTCGACGGCGCGGGTCAGGTCACGCGCGCCCTGCGGCCCACCGGCAAGGCGGCGGCCGATATCGCGAATGGAGAAGCCGATGCAGGGCTCTTCGCCCTCAGGCACCCACACGGCGGAAACTTCCACCTCAGACTGATGCCCGAGCGCGCCGAAGGCGGAGGTGGCCATCAGGCGCACCGCGCCGTTCTTGCGCAGCATGGAAAGGAACACGCCGAAGTCGGCGCCGGGCCGCCCGATGTAGGTCGACAGCGCCTGATCGCGGACCTGTTCTTCGGTGGCGACTTCGGCGATGTCGAGGAAGGCGCGATTGGCGGCCAGGATACCACCTTCGAGGTCGGTGACCACGAAGGCATCGGGCGAGCGCTCGATGAGGTCGAGGACGCGCGATGGAGCCTGTCCCCCCATGGCCGGTCCACCTTCCGTCGCAATCGGCGAGAGGCGGAGCAGCAGCAAGGTGGACGATTCCTGACGGAAGCAACTGGCGGACGCGTGGTAGCCGCGTCCTCCCTGCAGCGTGAGGGCCGTTTCGCCCGCTCGCCCGGCGCTCCGCGCGGAAGAGAGCAGGTCCTCAACCACGCGGATGCTCGCGGCGTCGACGCCGAAGGGGAAGTTGCGCCCAACGAGCTTGTCGGTGGCTTCGCCAAAGATCTGACCGGCTGCGGCGTTGGCGTCGAGCACCTTGAGGTTGGTGGCGTCGAGCACGAGGATGCCGTCGCTGGCCAGCTGGAAGAGCAGGCGATAGCGCGTTTCGACGTGACGCATGCGCCAGTAGTCGCGCTCCATGGCCTGCTGCGCTTCGACCAGACGTTGCTGCAACGTGGACACGTTGCG from Gemmatimonas sp. UBA7669 carries:
- the ppsR gene encoding transcriptional regulator PpsR, with amino-acid sequence MASSIKTFAGSNPASSALDPSTAAALLAVAGDIALVMDGAGVIRDVALSAGGDSHLEEATHWVGRSWIDTVTSESRGKIDTLIKEAANQGVSKRRQVNHLLAEVSELPIAYTALRLGPGGSLVAVGRDMRNVSTLQQRLVEAQQAMERDYWRMRHVETRYRLLFQLASDGILVLDATNLKVLDANAAAGQIFGEATDKLVGRNFPFGVDAASIRVVEDLLSSARSAGRAGETALTLQGGRGYHASASCFRQESSTLLLLRLSPIATEGGPAMGGQAPSRVLDLIERSPDAFVVTDLEGGILAANRAFLDIAEVATEEQVRDQALSTYIGRPGADFGVFLSMLRKNGAVRLMATSAFGALGHQSEVEVSAVWVPEGEEPCIGFSIRDIGRRLAGGPQGARDLTRAVEELTTLVGRVSLPDLVRDTVDLVERHFIEAALELTNDNRTSAAEVLGVSRQSLYVKLRRHKLADSAQDRDTDS
- the hemF gene encoding oxygen-dependent coproporphyrinogen oxidase, yielding MTLTLPAGESSSVLSSSGSEPTARSSARPVTSSHRADITRWMAGLHDELTSFFGRLDRGGTFTEDRWERPGGGGGVARVMTDGVTFEKAGINRSAVMGTLPDAAAKRLGGTGATQGSTMFFATGVSLVVHPRSPMVPTVHLNVRYFELTDEQGRVTDRWFGGGTDLTPFYPHEEDPRTFHQALATMCDRHHPAFYGEFKAWCDRYFVNTHRDNEARGCGGIFFDHLRPDDPTHGRDAEALQAFVSDVARVLRFAYEPIVERRRDEAFGEREREFQLVRRGRYVEFNLVHDRGTTFGLQTNARVESVLMSLPPLAMWQYAPRYAPGSFEARLVAMLAPRDWLSAH
- the hemA gene encoding glutamyl-tRNA reductase, which encodes MLISIAIDFRHADVATRERFHLSEERLAQLYQTVRTDVITEAALISTCNRTELYAWVASDAPEVIARSVQVLARRWMRTRAEGEALLKVACLREGREAAEHIIRIAAGLESQVLGDGQILGQLKTAYKRAATGVSAPGPKATGHTATGPVLHRLFETALRAGKRVQTETALTAGRNSVGAEAALTAAQRFGDLAMARCVVVGAGKTGARAAKQLHKLGARDLVIVNRTFENAVTLAAMVGGRAAEWDTRHVEAAMADVVVVATGSEVPVLEAPRLALAREACANTGYALLLLDLSLPRNVDPQAVAMPGVTLVDLDSLSQPVLAAEHMRREAVPQAVSICTQEVEAFLDWLATMPARAAIRPLRAALEDVARREVAYHAKDAHVAERAAARIVAKLLAGPMAALRRAVQRGEPLDQHAMMLLEMFAPNGALADVPVASDAREVSAPQREATSRIGTDADLASLQPSLSPLP
- the hemE gene encoding uroporphyrinogen decarboxylase, with the protein product MNDLLLRALRRETVSRPPVWMMRQAGRYLSQYRAVRAGSDFLTMCRTPELATEVTLQPIDLVGVDAAIIFSDILVVPEAMGMHLTLDEGVGPQFPSPLRTATDVARLHPVDPQDQLGYMLAALRMTRRALNDRVPLIGFAGSPWTLAAYMVEGKGTKQFAVAKKMLFEAPDVAHALLDKLATAVGDFLVAQVEAGAQVVQLFESWAGALGPQEFRTFALPYLAKAAQRAREAGVPVIVFAPGAGWAMSEIAAATHADAIGVDWHTTPHEARRLTDPFSVALQGNLDPCTLYAPVGEIQRRTHQMIQAFGPVGHVANLGHGILPDMNPDHARAFIDAVKSWEWTEERIDTARRASGRAPQLAEIA
- the chlG gene encoding chlorophyll synthase ChlG gives rise to the protein MGVSLSEHSAPARLDLSAVLTLLKPVTWFPPMWAFTCGAISAGVPFTNERWWTLALGIGLTGPMVCASSQAVNDWFDRHVDAINEPQRPIPSGRIPGQWGLVIAIGWSLLCVIWALPLGTFGLTAVALALAFSWAYSAPPFRFKRNGWLGNAAVGFTYEGLAWVTGAGIMLGSTLPGTNVLLVAALYSLGAHGIMTLNDFKAMAGDERMGVRSLPVLHGAKGAAWLASLIMLAAQAVVIVLLTSWGRPMHALAIGVLAAVQAGLMLWFVRAPESRALYLSAFGVPFYVSGMMVSAFALRAL
- a CDS encoding geranylgeranyl diphosphate reductase; its protein translation is MFTSDLEDGALVDVLVVGGGPAGATAAHELACAGRSVVLLDRAGRTKPCGGAVPPQLLRDFNIPQSLLVARVNTARVISPRARKVDIPVGQGFVGMVDRDVFDEWLRVRAQLAGAQRITGTFTQLDRDADGTAIVRFTDGRSRQGAPRSLRARFVIGADGALSPVARQCIPGSHRARHVFAYHEVVKSPTQDSEVFGHDRVDVYYNAPLSPDFYAWVFPHGPTTSIGTGTLQKGFGLREAVAKLRADTGMDTLETIRREGAPIPLAPLPRWDNGKDVVVAGDAAGVVAPASGEGIFYAMTGGRVAADAVEEALQTGDARALKQARKRFMRLHGPVFFVLDVMQRFWYTTDDRRERFVAICRDRDVQQLTFDGYMRKQLVRAKPMSHMRIFVKNLAHLVGLAPA
- a CDS encoding BCD family MFS transporter yields the protein MNTSTLPSALPPLKWTQMARLGLVQAAIGAVVVLLTTTVNRVIVVELALPALIPGLLVAVHFAVQLYLRPRLGHASDVQARRTPWILGGMGLAAVSGVGVTASVGLMQQQLVLGVVLACVASILLGAGVSAAGTPLLALMSERAHPTQRAAAAAITWILMIVGIIITAIVSGSLLDPFSMTRLVGVAGGIGGVGLLIAWIATRGMEGVTMRSAATVASTPVQDEARPSFRQSFETVWNEPAARLFAGFVFLAMFAYSAQDLILEPFAGLAFAMTPGESTSLSGAHHGGVLVGMILTAIAARFTGQLRQWAAAGCFGSALAYLALVLSPTFGSVTVFTGIVVVLGLANGVFAIGAIGSMMALTGDRRDGRAGLRLGVFGAAQAMAYALGTLSGAAGVDAARVILGSPVRGYVVVFAVQAVLFSVSAWLALRSASSERATSVLRERGDMLQAVLS